ataaaattatttgacaaatatgattatatattttatactatattttCCACTAACACCCTacttagtatatgtatatatattacaattacaatagttatacatttttatattataataacgcAGCAATCAGCAATCCTGACATTAGTTATCAGTATCCGGCAATTGCATCTCTaatatatatttccaaatttatGCGTATTTTTTTCAGTGCAAACAGAAGTACTGTGGTTTCCTATGTCAATAATTATGTGCGATTATAAAAGTAGAAAACGCcaattaaagtatttattttattaaaataaaaactcaagCCCTCATGGCAACATCACAATTATGGATTTTGCTATGAAATTGGCGCAATAATTGAAACAATCACACTTTCAAGTAAATTATTCGCACCAAACGGCATTCACCTgtgataatatacaattaattaaCCGCACTTAGgtacaaaaaatcaatttcaattgAATCACAATTGTTCGCCGCTCTTTAGTTCAGctgttgtatataaaaaaataagtttgcaTTGAGTTGGCGCGCATAGTCACCTTAATATTCTAAAGGCAAGTAATAATTATGTTATTCGCAAAGTTGCTGcattaataataattgattttataattcATAATACGATAAGTTTGCTATTGTTTGCACTGTCGACTCAACGTCGCCGCAAACCGCTATTTAAATTCTGACGTATGCGTTGTTGTGGTCCAGGCGCCTGCGCATTTCCCGCAGCTGCCACCAAATTGTTGCGCTGCAGCAAGTTCAGACCTATGAGAAACGGTTAAAATGCATTTCAACATACTACATCGATTATGTCTGCGTATGAGCACACTCACCCTCCACTACCGCATCGGGCGCCTGCAGCTGTTGCTGCGCCGCCGCATCGCCAATCGTCAAACCACCCAAACCCGTCGCGACATTGGTTGAGAAATCGTCAAAATTTAAGTTGAACCCACCGCCCACACTTGCAGCACTATCCGATTCATTGGGCAAGTCGTTGGGTAGTTCGGCGACGCGTATGATGAACTCATCACGTTGACCCTGTGCACTCACGGCTGCTACAAGCAACGTCCAGCCAAGCATTATGTAGCAAAGCGCACGCTTAGAGTACAAACTGTTTGCTAACGGCGACATTCTCGTTATACATTCGACTGACTACTGATCGCGCAAGTACTTCattctttatattatttacaatgtTTTGCGGTGTGTGACTCTCGGCGCGTCAGTGTATACGCTCAAATACAGTTACATGCTGTGttatgtgcaaaatatttattaacataataCATACTCGTTTAAGGCTATGGTTGCTCAAAAGTTGCACCTGCAACATATCACTCAGGCACTGGTGGCGTACACTATTTAGCgcatgcgcaacaacaacatactccTTTATAACATACTCGTATGCTCTCAAATTGTGTAACAAATGCCGAGACGGAGATAATTTCAATCACACTCTGGAGATTTATATGTTGAGGCTCAAAATAGAGCAATTGAGTTACAACTTCATAACATTGTGGCTCAATTTCAACATTCTGCGGTCCTAGCCTGCCTAATGCCTAAATACTTGTACTAGCTCTTGAAGAAGTTACAAAACcgttcaaatatatgtattataaccAATGTAAGAGAATCTGTTAACAAAAAGATCACTGATTAAATATGGACGACGTTTCTAATATCAGCTTACCATAAgatcaaaacaatatattttttcaaaacaaaattctgccttattgtaaaattttggaATACAATCAGTGAGCAAATAGTGTTACCGCTGCGTATTCAATTGCAAAAGACCCAAACAGTTAATCGTGACATCTCTGTGCTAAAATTAGAGTCTCGAACCTTGAAATATGCAAATCCTCGAAATATGGAGTACCAAAGTCTGTAgctttatacaataaaaaaaaactaaatttaacatcGAGTCCTTAAACAAAGTGAGTTTCCTAAAATAGAGCAAGTCTTCTACAA
The sequence above is drawn from the Bactrocera oleae isolate idBacOlea1 chromosome 5, idBacOlea1, whole genome shotgun sequence genome and encodes:
- the LOC106617473 gene encoding uncharacterized protein, which produces MSPLANSLYSKRALCYIMLGWTLLVAAVSAQGQRDEFIIRVAELPNDLPNESDSAASVGGGFNLNFDDFSTNVATGLGGLTIGDAAAQQQLQAPDAVVEGLNLLQRNNLVAAAGNAQAPGPQQRIRQNLNSGLRRR